The Chthonomonadales bacterium genome has a window encoding:
- a CDS encoding O-methyltransferase, protein MTDELFPARISEYLDSLVPPRQPELAGMEQWARDNGFPIVGPASGQLCYVIARLLGARRVFELGSGYGYSTAWFARAVKENGGGVVHHVVWDQGLSDRARGHLASLGLGDVVRFTVGEAVAALRDAEGPFDLVFNDIDKTGYPASLPVIASKLRPGGALIVDNMLWHGRVLDPSDDGEATRGIREMTAALTAGNGWTSTLVPIRDGLMVAYRA, encoded by the coding sequence ATGACCGACGAACTGTTCCCTGCACGCATATCGGAGTATCTGGACTCGCTCGTCCCGCCGCGCCAGCCCGAGCTTGCCGGCATGGAGCAGTGGGCCCGCGACAACGGCTTCCCGATCGTGGGGCCGGCCAGCGGGCAGCTTTGCTACGTCATCGCGCGCCTCCTCGGCGCGCGGCGCGTGTTCGAGCTCGGCTCCGGCTACGGCTACTCGACCGCCTGGTTCGCGCGCGCCGTGAAGGAGAACGGTGGCGGGGTGGTGCACCACGTTGTGTGGGATCAGGGCCTCTCCGACCGCGCGCGAGGCCACCTCGCCTCGCTCGGGCTCGGCGACGTGGTACGTTTCACCGTCGGCGAGGCCGTGGCCGCGCTGCGCGACGCCGAGGGGCCGTTCGACCTGGTGTTCAACGACATTGACAAGACGGGCTATCCGGCCTCGCTGCCCGTCATCGCCAGCAAACTGCGGCCTGGCGGCGCCCTCATCGTCGACAACATGCTCTGGCATGGGCGTGTGCTCGACCCATCCGACGACGGCGAAGCCACCCGCGGGATCCGCGAGATGACCGCGGCGCTCACGGCGGGCAACGGCTGGACCTCGACGCTCGTGCCCATCCGCGACGGCTTGATGGTGGCCTACCGCGCTTGA
- a CDS encoding carbohydrate-binding family 9-like protein translates to MGDGLKCAHIQFELPLDADARKAAWRAVEPAWLSLATEATPADAIPPDERAWFSDDAPKPPASGPLPTALRVLWSDTSLYLLFQCADSDVWSTRTQRDDPLYEEEVVEAFLCPTGDARHYYELELSPRNVLFDARVDSPERNRLTMRVDTAWSCAGIRTAVRVCGVLEGSPPERRSETPALHRSRWWTAELAVPFAAFPEAPRPRPGDAWRANFFRIDGQAPPVCLAWRPTLEVPANFHVPDRFGALRFV, encoded by the coding sequence ATGGGCGACGGTCTGAAATGCGCGCACATCCAGTTCGAGCTGCCGCTGGACGCCGACGCCCGGAAGGCGGCCTGGCGAGCCGTCGAGCCGGCCTGGCTATCGCTCGCAACGGAGGCCACGCCCGCCGACGCCATCCCACCGGATGAGCGCGCCTGGTTCTCCGACGACGCGCCCAAGCCGCCCGCGTCCGGTCCGCTGCCCACCGCGCTGCGCGTGCTGTGGTCGGACACGAGCCTCTACCTGCTCTTCCAGTGTGCGGATAGCGACGTGTGGTCTACCCGCACGCAGCGCGACGACCCGCTGTATGAGGAGGAGGTCGTGGAGGCGTTCCTCTGCCCGACGGGCGACGCTCGGCACTACTACGAGCTCGAGCTGAGCCCGCGCAACGTCCTCTTCGACGCGCGCGTCGACAGCCCGGAACGCAACCGGCTGACGATGCGTGTCGACACCGCCTGGAGTTGCGCGGGCATCCGCACGGCGGTCCGAGTGTGTGGAGTGCTCGAGGGCTCGCCGCCGGAGCGCCGCTCGGAGACCCCGGCTCTCCACCGCTCGCGATGGTGGACCGCCGAGCTCGCGGTGCCGTTCGCCGCGTTCCCGGAGGCGCCTCGTCCGCGTCCGGGCGACGCGTGGCGCGCGAACTTCTTCCGGATCGACGGCCAGGCACCTCCCGTGTGCCTGGCCTGGCGTCCGACGCTTGAGGTGCCGGCCAACTTCCACGTGCCGGACCGGTTCGGGGCACTCCGCTTCGTGTGA